The Mus musculus strain C57BL/6J chromosome 2, GRCm38.p6 C57BL/6J genome has a window encoding:
- the Idh3b gene encoding isocitrate dehydrogenase [NAD] subunit beta, mitochondrial isoform 2 (isoform 2 is encoded by transcript variant 2): protein MAALSNVRWLTRAVLAARNSGAWRGLGTSTAHAASQSQAQDVRVEGAFPVTMLPGDGVGPELMHAVKEVFKAAAVPVEFKEHHLSEVQNMASEEKLEQVLSSMKENKVAIIGKIYTPMEYKGELASYDMQLRRKLDLFANVVHVKSLPGYKTRHNNLDLVIIREQTEGEYSSLEHESAKGVIECLKIVTRTKSQRIAKFAFDYATKKGRSKVTAVHKANIMKLGDGLFLQCCEEVAELYPKIKFETMIIDNCCMQLVQNPYQFDVLVMPNLYGNIIDNLAAGLVGGAGVVPGESYSAEYAVFETGARHPFAQAVGRNIANPTAMLLSATNMLRHLNLEYHSSMIADAVKKVIKAGKVRTSDMGGYATCHDFTEAVITALS, encoded by the exons ATGGCAGCGCTGAGCAATGTCCGCTGGCTGACCCGA GCGGTGCTCGCCGCTCGGAACTCCGGGGCATGGAGAGGTCTCGGAACATCTACGGCTCACGCCGCTTCCCAGAGCCAG GCACAAGATGTGAGGGTGGAGGGTGCCTTTCCTGTGACCATGCTGCCTGGAGACGGCGTGGGGCCAGAGCTCATGCATGCTGTCAAGGAAGTGTTCAAG GCTGCTGCTGTCCCTGTGGAATTTAAGGAGCATCATCTGAGCGAGGTGCAGAATATGGCTTCTGAGGAGAAGCTGGAGCAGGTGCTGAGTTCCATGAAGGAGAACAAAGTTGCCATCATTG GAAAGATCTATACCCCAATGGAGTATAAGGGTGAACTAGCCTCCTATGATATGCAGCTGAG GCGTAAGTTGGATTTGTTTGCCAACGTAGTCCACGTGAAGTCACTTCCTGGATACAAGACTCGGCACAACAATCTAGACCTGGTTATCATTCGAGAGCAGACAGAAGGGGAGTATAGCTCTCTGGAACATGAG AGCGCCAAGGGTGTCATTGAGTGCCTGAAGATCGTCACTCGCACCAAGTCTCAGAGGATTGCAAAGTTTGCGTTCGACTATGCCACCAAGAAAGGGCGGAGCAAGGTCACAGCCGTCCATAAAGCCAACATCAT GAAACTAGGGGATGGCTTGTTCTTGCAGTGCTGTGAGGAAGTTGCTGAACTGTACCCTAAAATCAAGTTTGAAACCATGATCATAGACAACTGCTGCATGCAG CTGGTGCAGAACCCTTACCAGTTTGATGTGCTCGTGATGCCCAATCTCTATGGCAACATAATTGACAATCTGGCTGCTGGCCTTGTTGGGGGAGCTGGCGTGGTTCCTGGGGAGAGCTACAGTGCAGAGTATGCAGTTTTTGAGACG GGTGCTCGGCACCCATTTGCCCAGGCAGTGGGCAGGAATATAGCCAACCCCACAGCCATGCTGCTGTCGGCCACCAACATGCTGCGGCATCTCAA TCTTGAGTATCACTCCAGCATGATTGCAGATGCAGTGAAGAAAGTGATCAAAGCTGGCAAG GTTCGAACCTCAGATATGGGTGGTTATGCCACATGTCATGACTTCACTGAAGCTGTCATTACTGCCCTGTCATAA
- the Idh3b gene encoding isocitrate dehydrogenase [NAD] subunit beta, mitochondrial isoform 1 (isoform 1 is encoded by transcript variant 1) — MAALSNVRWLTRAVLAARNSGAWRGLGTSTAHAASQSQAQDVRVEGAFPVTMLPGDGVGPELMHAVKEVFKAAAVPVEFKEHHLSEVQNMASEEKLEQVLSSMKENKVAIIGKIYTPMEYKGELASYDMQLRRKLDLFANVVHVKSLPGYKTRHNNLDLVIIREQTEGEYSSLEHESAKGVIECLKIVTRTKSQRIAKFAFDYATKKGRSKVTAVHKANIMKLGDGLFLQCCEEVAELYPKIKFETMIIDNCCMQLVQNPYQFDVLVMPNLYGNIIDNLAAGLVGGAGVVPGESYSAEYAVFETGARHPFAQAVGRNIANPTAMLLSATNMLRHLNLEYHSSMIADAVKKVIKAGKVRTRDMGGYSTTTDFIKSVIGHLHPHGG; from the exons ATGGCAGCGCTGAGCAATGTCCGCTGGCTGACCCGA GCGGTGCTCGCCGCTCGGAACTCCGGGGCATGGAGAGGTCTCGGAACATCTACGGCTCACGCCGCTTCCCAGAGCCAG GCACAAGATGTGAGGGTGGAGGGTGCCTTTCCTGTGACCATGCTGCCTGGAGACGGCGTGGGGCCAGAGCTCATGCATGCTGTCAAGGAAGTGTTCAAG GCTGCTGCTGTCCCTGTGGAATTTAAGGAGCATCATCTGAGCGAGGTGCAGAATATGGCTTCTGAGGAGAAGCTGGAGCAGGTGCTGAGTTCCATGAAGGAGAACAAAGTTGCCATCATTG GAAAGATCTATACCCCAATGGAGTATAAGGGTGAACTAGCCTCCTATGATATGCAGCTGAG GCGTAAGTTGGATTTGTTTGCCAACGTAGTCCACGTGAAGTCACTTCCTGGATACAAGACTCGGCACAACAATCTAGACCTGGTTATCATTCGAGAGCAGACAGAAGGGGAGTATAGCTCTCTGGAACATGAG AGCGCCAAGGGTGTCATTGAGTGCCTGAAGATCGTCACTCGCACCAAGTCTCAGAGGATTGCAAAGTTTGCGTTCGACTATGCCACCAAGAAAGGGCGGAGCAAGGTCACAGCCGTCCATAAAGCCAACATCAT GAAACTAGGGGATGGCTTGTTCTTGCAGTGCTGTGAGGAAGTTGCTGAACTGTACCCTAAAATCAAGTTTGAAACCATGATCATAGACAACTGCTGCATGCAG CTGGTGCAGAACCCTTACCAGTTTGATGTGCTCGTGATGCCCAATCTCTATGGCAACATAATTGACAATCTGGCTGCTGGCCTTGTTGGGGGAGCTGGCGTGGTTCCTGGGGAGAGCTACAGTGCAGAGTATGCAGTTTTTGAGACG GGTGCTCGGCACCCATTTGCCCAGGCAGTGGGCAGGAATATAGCCAACCCCACAGCCATGCTGCTGTCGGCCACCAACATGCTGCGGCATCTCAA TCTTGAGTATCACTCCAGCATGATTGCAGATGCAGTGAAGAAAGTGATCAAAGCTGGCAAG GTACGGACTCGAGACATGGGAGGCTACAGCACCACAACTGACTTCATCAAGTCTGTCATCGGCCACCTGCACCCCCATGGGGGCTAG